In Mesorhizobium shangrilense, the genomic stretch TCGATCTCGGTCTTTTCCGGTCCGCCCGAAACCGGGCCGATCGGCACCTTGCGCTTGCCGTCGAGATAGTGGTCGGCCAATAGCGACTTGGCGATGCCGATGCCGCCGCGGTCGGCCATGACGTCGGCGACGCGTTCGGCAAGCTGCGATTTCCACATGTCGCCGGCCAGGCCCTTGCCGTAGACGCCTTCGGTGTCCTTGGGTAGCATGTTCTGGATGAAGGTCTGCAGCACCATGGCCTCGAAATGCTTGAACTTCTTGGCAGGGTCTGTGCCGGTGGCCTTGTCAGCCGTGGCGCGCGAAAGGATGGAACCGGCATTGACCGAGCTGGCGGTGTCGACCGAAAAGGTGCCGACAGGACCGCCGGCCCGCTTGGCCAACGCCGTGCGGGCAGCCTCGATGTCCGCCGGCTCGACAGCGCGGGCAACATCCAGAACGATGTCGCTGGGTGGAGAGATCGCCAAGAAGGTTCGCCCTTTTGTCGTTTCCTTGACCTGAACCATGCCTCAGCAAGCTTGTGGCAGGCTTGCCAGCACGAAACCGTGTTCGGACCCGTTTCCAGGAGACCGCCCACGGACGTTTCAGCCGATTGCGGGAAATCCGCTTTGCCAGTGTCCGTTGGGGACGGTGACTTCGCGCATGAAATCGACGAAGGCGCGTACGGTGGCGGAGAGCTCGCGTTTGCTCGGGAAGAGGAGATTGACCTCGATGGGCGCGATTGCCCAGTCGGCGAGCAGACGGACGAGGCGCCCTTGCGCGAAATCATCGAGGCAGAGATAGGTCGACAAGACACCCACGCCGGCGCCGTTTCGCACGAGCTGGTGGATGGTCAGCGCATCATTGACGCTGACCCGATTGCGCACATCGACAGTGGCTCGCTCGTCGCCGCGTTGAAAGTGCCAGGTCCGGGTTCGGCCGTCGCCGCGCGGCATTTCCATGCATTCATGCCCGGCCAGATCGATGGGGGTCAGCGGTGTGCCGCGCCGGCGCAGATAGTCGGGCGAGGCTGCGAGGCAGCGGGGCACGTTGCCCAGACGCGTCGCCACCAGTGCGGAATCGGGCAGCGGACCCATGCGAATGGCGACATCGACCCGATCCGCGATGAGGTCGAGGTCGCGGCTCGTCAGGTCGAGCGACACGTCGATGTTCGGGAAGCGGGCGAGGAATTCCGGCAGGTGACGCGACAGGACATTGATGCCGAAGCCGATGCCCGCGCTGATGCGCAACAGGCCGCGCGGTTCGCCGGCCAGGCTCTCGACATAGGCAACAGTTTCATCGACCCGCGACATCAGGTCGATGCAGCGCGCCTGCAACGCCTCGCCGGCGGCGGTCAGAATGACCGTGCGGGTGGTGCGCTGAAACAACCGCGCGCCCAGCACCTGCTCCAGCCGGGCGACGTTGCGGCTGACCGTCGACTTCGGCAGGCCCAGCGCGCGCGCCGCGACCGAGAAGCTGCTGGTCGCCGCCACCTTTTCGAACACGCGAAGGTCGTTGAGATCGATCACGACGGGACTGTTCCACCAGCGGGACAGTGAGTCCAGCCAGTCGAACGAGCTTTTTGCTGCTTCGCCATTAGCTAGGTGTCAGCTGCTTGCTAGTGTCGCGGTGAGCCAATCGCCCCCCGCATCAGTTACCTCACCAAGGAGATTACAATGCCTGAATTCAAGATCCCCGCGGACGATCCCGGTCGCCAGCTGTCGGTGGTCGATCCCGATGATCCGTCCCTGTCGCACTTAGCGGTGGTGGGTGACACCTACACGGTCCTGCTTTCCGGCGAGCAGACCGGCGGACGCTTCTGCCTGATCGACATGAAGGTTCCCGATGACGGCGGCCCCGGCCCGCACCGGCATGATTTCGAGGAGATGTTCCATCTGCTTGAAGGCGAGATCGAGTTCACCTTCCGTGGCAAGAAGCTGGTGGCGAAGGCCGGCATGACGGTGAACATCCCCGCGAACGCGCCGCATTCCTTCAAGAATGTCTCGGGTGCCGATGTGCGCATGCTGTGCATGTGCGCTCCGGCCGGCCAGGAGGTGTTCTTCGCCAAGGTCGGCACGCCCGTCGAAAGCCGCAGCGCCGCAGCGCCGGAGCTGACGAAGGACGAGTTCGGCGCGTTCATCGCGAAAGCGGCTGCGCTCGCACCGGAGTTCCGCACCGAGCTGCTCAAGCCCTAGGGCTGTAACCCGAACCGAGTGAGGCTGTCATGAGCGTCGAAACACATCCGGAAAGCCCCGGCGACCACGCGGCAATGCAGGCGATGCGCGAGATGCTGGCTGGGCTGCCCACGCTGGAATTCGCGCCGCAATCGCGACAGGCCTTCAACGAACTGATGGAGCAGACGCCGGCCGCTGACGGCGTCAGCTTCGAGGCGGCAACCGTGGGGACGGTGGCGGGCTGGTGGTGCCGGCCCGCGGCCAGCGAAAAAGGTGCCGCGATCCTCTATTTTCACGGCGGGGCCTATGTGCTGGGCTCGGCCATTGCGCATCGCCATTTCGTCAGCCAGATAGTGAAGCGTGCCAGCGTGCCGGCATTCCTGCCCGACTATCGGCTGGCGCCCGAACATGTATTTCCTGCAGCGGTCGAGGACGCGCAAAGCGCTTTTGCCGGCCTTGTCGAGACTGGATACGAAACGATCGCGCTTGCTGGCGACTCGGCCGGCGGCGGGCTTGCGCTGTCGCTGCTGGCCCTGGTGACGGCGAAGGCCACGCAGGGCAAGGGTGTCATGCCGCGTTGCGCCGCCCTGATGTCGCCGTGGACCGATCTTGCGCTGACCGGCGGTTCGATGGTCACGCGCGCCGACGCCGACCCGCTGGTGAAACGCGCGGAATTGAGGAAGGCCGCGGACCTCTATCTCAAGGGCGGCGAACCGACCGATGCGTGCGCCTCACCGCTCTATCAGAATCTCGGCGGCCTGCCGCCGCTTCTCGTGCATGTCGGCGAGGACGAAATCCTGCTCGACGATTCGCGCCGTGTGGTCGAGGCGGCGACCAACGCCGGTGGCAAGGCCGCCCTGCATATATGGGTGGGCATGACACATGTCTTTCCCTCGAACCTGTCGCAGCTTCAGGCGGCGAACGAGGCGCTCGACATGGTGGGGGCCTTCATCCGCCGGAATCTTCAGGTGGAATAGGCACGATCCACGCCGCTACTCTTCGCTGCGCTTTTGGGCGATCAGGTCGAGGCGCTCGCGGTCGGAGCTCTCGCGCTCGTCGCGGCGGCGCACCTCCTTGTAGGCACGCTCGACCATGTTGGTACGCGCGGTCGCCGTGGCGATCAGGGCCACCTCCTGCCGGGCGCTTTCCAGATTGGTGTCCTTGCGCACCACGGCATTGGCGATGCGACGATGATAGAGATCGGGAAACAGGCCGGAGAGGGCGCCGTCGGAATCGAAATGCGCGACCAGTTCGCGTGCCTCGGCATCGGCCGTGGCGGCCGCTGCAAGGTAGGTTGCGTGGCGGGTCTCGTGCAGCGCCTTCAGCTGTTCCTGTACCTTGACCAGTTTCTTCAGGCGGTCCTTGCGTGTGCTCATATCCGTGAATCCATGACTGCCTACCTCGCCAACGAGAGGTCGACGAAGCCATTTGCGAACAGCGACAGCAGGGTGCCGACAGCGAAATAGAAGATGATCATGCCGCCGGCGATGACGAAGGGCAGCGAGATGAAATAGATCGGTATCTGCGGCGTCAGCTTGTTGACGAAGCCGATCGTCAGGTTGACGAGAATGGCATAGGCGACAAACGGGCTGCCAAGGCGGATGACCAGGAAGAATG encodes the following:
- a CDS encoding rod-binding protein, which translates into the protein MAISPPSDIVLDVARAVEPADIEAARTALAKRAGGPVGTFSVDTASSVNAGSILSRATADKATGTDPAKKFKHFEAMVLQTFIQNMLPKDTEGVYGKGLAGDMWKSQLAERVADVMADRGGIGIAKSLLADHYLDGKRKVPIGPVSGGPEKTEIDQQTSLSTSLVHELQRKAAKSITGDETTIRTDIKI
- a CDS encoding LysR family transcriptional regulator; the protein is MIDLNDLRVFEKVAATSSFSVAARALGLPKSTVSRNVARLEQVLGARLFQRTTRTVILTAAGEALQARCIDLMSRVDETVAYVESLAGEPRGLLRISAGIGFGINVLSRHLPEFLARFPNIDVSLDLTSRDLDLIADRVDVAIRMGPLPDSALVATRLGNVPRCLAASPDYLRRRGTPLTPIDLAGHECMEMPRGDGRTRTWHFQRGDERATVDVRNRVSVNDALTIHQLVRNGAGVGVLSTYLCLDDFAQGRLVRLLADWAIAPIEVNLLFPSKRELSATVRAFVDFMREVTVPNGHWQSGFPAIG
- a CDS encoding cupin domain-containing protein — protein: MPEFKIPADDPGRQLSVVDPDDPSLSHLAVVGDTYTVLLSGEQTGGRFCLIDMKVPDDGGPGPHRHDFEEMFHLLEGEIEFTFRGKKLVAKAGMTVNIPANAPHSFKNVSGADVRMLCMCAPAGQEVFFAKVGTPVESRSAAAPELTKDEFGAFIAKAAALAPEFRTELLKP
- a CDS encoding alpha/beta hydrolase fold domain-containing protein, yielding MSVETHPESPGDHAAMQAMREMLAGLPTLEFAPQSRQAFNELMEQTPAADGVSFEAATVGTVAGWWCRPAASEKGAAILYFHGGAYVLGSAIAHRHFVSQIVKRASVPAFLPDYRLAPEHVFPAAVEDAQSAFAGLVETGYETIALAGDSAGGGLALSLLALVTAKATQGKGVMPRCAALMSPWTDLALTGGSMVTRADADPLVKRAELRKAADLYLKGGEPTDACASPLYQNLGGLPPLLVHVGEDEILLDDSRRVVEAATNAGGKAALHIWVGMTHVFPSNLSQLQAANEALDMVGAFIRRNLQVE